One window of the Runella slithyformis DSM 19594 genome contains the following:
- a CDS encoding class I SAM-dependent methyltransferase gives MKPYAQLIHSQALLNRLRNVRLQVRSIPYRMGGNVECPICGSHYKAFMPFRYRQNAYCPSCKSLERHRYAYLTLRDRLEFYKAPLKKVLHFAPDSCLTATIRKNRFIEYLTADNMTSFTNSITVMPDHVMSIDAIAFEDNTFDVVIAIGVLVMVPEDTKATREVYRVLKPGGYAVFHDPINYSLAKTFSDASLTKEEKQGLYHGHDQRWYYGLDYADRLRAQGFEVEDDTYAQQIDNKRYGISPNEKIYIARKKE, from the coding sequence ATGAAACCCTACGCTCAATTAATTCACAGTCAGGCATTACTGAACCGTTTACGCAATGTGCGTTTACAGGTAAGAAGCATTCCCTATCGCATGGGCGGCAATGTAGAATGCCCCATTTGTGGAAGCCATTATAAAGCATTCATGCCTTTTCGGTATCGTCAAAATGCCTATTGTCCAAGCTGTAAGTCCCTTGAACGGCACCGTTATGCCTACCTTACCCTGCGCGACCGCCTGGAGTTTTATAAAGCGCCTCTCAAAAAAGTACTGCATTTTGCCCCGGACAGTTGCCTGACGGCCACTATTCGTAAAAATCGGTTTATTGAGTATCTCACGGCCGACAACATGACCTCGTTCACCAACAGTATCACGGTCATGCCTGATCATGTGATGTCCATTGATGCCATTGCATTTGAAGACAATACGTTTGATGTGGTCATTGCCATCGGGGTATTAGTGATGGTGCCGGAAGATACCAAGGCCACGCGAGAGGTGTATCGGGTATTAAAGCCCGGCGGCTATGCTGTTTTTCACGATCCTATCAATTATAGCTTAGCAAAAACGTTTTCTGATGCCAGTTTGACCAAAGAAGAAAAACAGGGGCTGTATCATGGGCATGACCAGCGCTGGTATTATGGGCTTGATTATGCCGATCGCTTGCGCGCTCAAGGTTTTGAAGTGGAAGATGACACCT
- a CDS encoding glycosyltransferase family 4 protein, whose amino-acid sequence MPSSSLKVVVLPDAGAENPFQYELVRYLRKHGMQVVIGKKYTLGSTFRAMSAHHPDVIYYDWVHSFILGKSLWWSWLKSLVFVAEIVWAKSIRQVRVVHTLHNLQNHAGIWLGLEKWVYRFFLHRCEHIRVYSETTKQEAISRFGLRPAVISVIQDLPYHAYYPNDSTKQESRQKLSIDKNAFVFLFFGEMKPYKGLHQLIKAYSALQIPNTRLLMAGKSYDADYWKSLMEVSNNDPDILWHHRFIEDSEVQYFFNAADVVVLPFTRIDHSGSIDLAMSFGKPIITLRTDGTAQLLSHQLELLFDNTFYPLEECLSIASRIDLAAIGKKNFEIADTTNYRDMVKIFEA is encoded by the coding sequence TTGCCTTCTTCATCGCTTAAAGTAGTCGTTTTGCCGGATGCCGGTGCCGAGAATCCCTTTCAATATGAATTGGTGCGGTATTTACGAAAGCACGGAATGCAGGTCGTAATTGGTAAGAAATATACATTAGGCAGCACGTTTCGGGCCATGAGTGCGCATCATCCGGACGTGATATATTACGATTGGGTTCACAGTTTTATTCTTGGAAAATCGCTGTGGTGGAGTTGGTTGAAGTCGCTTGTCTTTGTGGCCGAAATCGTATGGGCAAAATCCATCAGACAGGTCAGGGTCGTACATACATTGCACAACCTGCAAAACCACGCCGGGATTTGGTTAGGGCTCGAAAAATGGGTGTATCGCTTTTTTTTACATCGATGTGAGCACATAAGAGTGTATTCTGAAACTACTAAACAGGAGGCGATTTCACGATTTGGACTGCGGCCGGCTGTTATTTCAGTAATTCAGGATCTGCCATATCATGCCTACTATCCCAATGACTCGACAAAACAGGAAAGCCGTCAAAAGTTGAGTATTGACAAAAATGCGTTTGTCTTTCTGTTTTTCGGAGAAATGAAACCCTACAAAGGGCTTCATCAGTTGATAAAAGCCTATTCAGCCTTACAGATTCCCAACACTCGTTTACTTATGGCGGGCAAAAGCTACGACGCTGATTATTGGAAATCTTTAATGGAAGTAAGCAACAATGATCCTGACATTTTGTGGCATCATCGTTTCATTGAAGACTCGGAAGTACAGTATTTTTTTAATGCCGCTGATGTGGTGGTATTGCCTTTTACCAGAATTGACCATTCCGGATCCATTGATTTGGCCATGTCGTTTGGAAAGCCTATTATTACACTCCGAACGGATGGCACGGCCCAACTGTTAAGCCATCAGTTAGAATTATTGTTTGATAATACATTTTACCCATTAGAAGAATGCCTCAGTATCGCTTCGAGGATTGACCTTGCGGCGATTGGCAAAAAAAACTTTGAAATAGCTGATACGACAAATTACCGGGACATGGTGAAGATTTTTGAAGCGTAA
- a CDS encoding acetylxylan esterase → MKKTVHLLLFVFSISVAFAQPAEKLYKVVVAPDHFDWTYKTGENVKFTLSVLQNGNLVKNARVRYEIGPEKMEPTKKETITLPTGSITLDGGTMKTGGFLRCVAIAEIDGKEYRNLATAGFDPLSIQPTVENPADFDTFWQTAKADLAKIPMDAKMTLLPERCTETVNVYHLNLQNFRNGARLYGILCVPKKEGKYPALLHVPGAGVRAYYGDVANAAKGIITLQIGIHGIPVTMDPSVYLDLGAGAFNGYMNYGSDDRDRFYYKRVYLGCVRANDFLTSLPQYDGSNLAVTGGSQGGALSIITAALDPRVKWLGAFYPALSDVTGYLKGRAGGWPHYFDKNALAYNNKPEKITTLGYYDVVNFARRVKVPGSYSWGFNDETCPPTSMYASYNVISAPKELYLALETGHWTYPEQQERMTAWLVNKLTNK, encoded by the coding sequence ATGAAAAAAACGGTTCACCTTCTTCTTTTCGTCTTCAGTATTTCCGTGGCCTTTGCCCAACCGGCAGAGAAGCTCTATAAGGTCGTGGTAGCACCCGACCATTTTGACTGGACGTATAAAACGGGCGAGAATGTAAAGTTTACCCTCTCGGTTTTGCAAAACGGCAACCTCGTTAAAAATGCCCGCGTGCGTTATGAGATCGGCCCCGAAAAAATGGAACCCACTAAAAAAGAGACCATAACGCTTCCTACGGGCAGTATCACCCTTGACGGAGGCACGATGAAAACCGGAGGCTTTTTGCGCTGTGTTGCCATTGCCGAAATCGACGGTAAAGAATACCGCAACCTTGCCACGGCGGGGTTTGACCCGCTCAGTATTCAGCCAACGGTAGAAAACCCTGCCGATTTTGATACTTTCTGGCAAACAGCCAAGGCCGATCTGGCCAAAATACCGATGGACGCCAAAATGACTCTTTTGCCGGAGCGCTGCACCGAAACGGTAAATGTGTATCATCTCAATTTGCAGAATTTCCGCAACGGTGCCCGTTTGTACGGTATTTTGTGCGTACCCAAAAAAGAAGGAAAATACCCGGCACTTTTACACGTTCCCGGAGCAGGCGTTCGTGCTTACTACGGGGATGTTGCCAATGCGGCCAAAGGCATCATTACCCTGCAAATCGGTATTCACGGCATCCCTGTCACAATGGACCCGTCCGTATATCTTGACTTGGGCGCGGGTGCTTTCAATGGCTACATGAATTACGGCTCCGACGATCGCGACCGTTTTTATTACAAGCGCGTTTATTTAGGCTGTGTCAGGGCCAATGACTTTCTGACGAGTTTGCCCCAATACGACGGCAGCAATCTGGCCGTAACGGGCGGAAGCCAGGGCGGTGCGCTGTCTATTATTACGGCAGCACTTGATCCACGGGTCAAATGGCTGGGGGCTTTTTATCCTGCCTTATCAGATGTTACGGGTTATTTGAAAGGTCGTGCGGGCGGCTGGCCGCATTATTTTGACAAAAATGCACTGGCCTACAATAATAAACCTGAAAAAATAACGACACTGGGCTACTATGATGTGGTCAATTTTGCGCGTCGGGTGAAAGTACCGGGCTCTTATTCATGGGGATTCAACGACGAGACTTGCCCTCCTACGTCTATGTATGCGTCCTATAATGTAATTTCGGCTCCCAAAGAATTGTATTTAGCCCTCGAAACAGGTCACTGGACTTATCCCGAACAACAGGAACGGATGACCGCCTGGTTGGTCAATAAGCTCACCAATAAATAA
- a CDS encoding PspC domain-containing protein gives MTTKQLHRIPSESKIGGVAAGLADYFGIDTTLMRILWIASFFAFIHVPVIVFYIILWAIMPKGVRQNSNETVEIHQV, from the coding sequence ATGACAACGAAACAATTGCACCGAATCCCTTCCGAAAGTAAAATAGGTGGCGTAGCTGCCGGTTTAGCCGACTATTTTGGCATAGATACTACCTTAATGCGTATTTTGTGGATAGCGTCTTTTTTCGCTTTTATCCACGTACCCGTCATCGTTTTTTACATCATCCTCTGGGCCATCATGCCTAAAGGAGTTCGTCAAAACAGCAACGAAACGGTCGAGATTCATCAAGTGTAA